From Leishmania braziliensis MHOM/BR/75/M2904 complete genome, chromosome 35:
GGACACCAACGAAAGAATAATGGTAATGAAGTCGTGCTCACAGCGAAACAACTGCAGATGAGAGGTAATAAGAAAGTGTGGAGGGGTTTGCGCTGCCAAGCGGCGAAGGCACGTGTGGTTTTTCTCTGGTGTATATCTTTCTGCTGTCCGTATggtttgtatgtgtgtgtgcgggtctctctctctctgactccGATgactctttttttccccctttgcTGGTAGTTTGCTTGATCAGTTGTCCTCATTTTCTCTTTGCTTCGGTTGCTGGGCTCCACTTGTTTTCCTTGCCCACTTGTGCTAATCGGCGTCTCTCAcacttccccccttctctcttctccgcaTCGCGTGCCTGTGCTTGTTGTGGTGCGCCCCTCCTGCTGTTTGCCCTTCGAGCAGCGATGTAAAGGCTGAATGGTCTGAGCAGCAACATGAAGGGGAGCCGagagaacagaaaaggaaagcaaaacAAGGACAGTTTGGCAAGGGCGAAATGATGCGCTTCTCTtggtgctgcttctgcctctgcctctcttcttttcagCTACTCCGAACACGTGAATTTGATCGCTCGACTCGCggatgtgtgcgcgcgtgttttTCTCTATCGCTGTcctgtttttttcttcttcaaaGGGTGGAGGCTGCTGCACGCCTTGTGACTGTCATAGGGACTGCTGATTTATCAAACCGCGTCGGACTTGCTGTCGAGCGACTGCGTGTCTACGTGTcactggaggaggaggggagaatgTGACGACGCAACCTCGTTTGGTTGGCCTACCCTCCttgcttttcttcgctctcACATAAGGCCATCGTGTCTCTCTTGCAGCATCTTTATCTGAATTGTATTCCTCATCATTGTATCCATCTTTGTTTTCTCAACTCGACTTTACTGAATCGACGTCCTCATGGTGGGGTGTGcgcactccccctcccccccacacacacaaacatgcATGAGCCACTTACCCCCTTAGCATCTTCGTTGTGTTTatacacaggcacacgcatacatacCCGAGCCAGGTCTTCACAAGGTCACACGCACGTCACTCCTGTGCGTAGCCGCAAAGCTTGCCCGTGCTCGACGCACCTAAAGTGAGTGCACAACGAACTCTTCTATGTTTCTTTTGATTTTGTTCGTTCCCCTATAAGAAAGGTATAAGGGCAGTCACAATGGACTGCAACACCGGAATGCAGCTGGGGCAGCAGCTCGCTAAGGACACCATGATGTCGCACGGTGGTGTGCCCATGAGCGGCATCATGTCAGAGCAGGATGCCCTGATGCCGAACGTACAGGTGGCAGGCGCTAACCCCATGATGGAGGCTCAGTGGGCACAGAAttttcagcagcagcagcaggcgatgCAAGCaatgcggcagcagcacgagatGGAGCAGGCATTTCAGaactcgcagcagcagcaggttgCCGTTGTGCAAGGCGGACAGATGCTTGGCATGGCTAgaccgtcgctgccgcagctcatgacgcagcagcagcagcaagcatCTATGATGAATGCCGCTATGATGAGCCAGGGGATGATGGCGGCCAACATGGGTTTTGGCATGATGATGCCACGCACGCAGTATCAGCCGTTATCCAACCTGTCCGCGCTGCAGCCcaagcagcaacaacagcagcagcagcagcagacactGGTGAACCTAgcaccggcggcgcaggaCTCGGCGTGGGCGGACCAACtcagccagcagcagtggaacACCGACTACTCACAGGTGCAGGTATTCGGCACAGCAGGGACGGAGAGCAAgacggcggaggagcgcatTAAGGACAGCGAATTCTACAAATTTATGGACCAGATCAAGAACAAGGAGGTACTGATTGACGAGGAGAAGGGCGAGCTAGTGCCGGGCCCCGGGCCAGAGGTCGTGGTCCCGGAGGACACGGAGTACCTTCGCGACTGGGCCGCGATGGAGGGGATGAACATGCCGGAGAGCGTCTTCCAGCCGCTGCCATCGTCGAGCGCGATGACGCCTCCGGCGAACAGGGAGCCGGACTCGTATGTCGAGGAAATGGACATGGCCGAGAACGACGTCGAGGACTGGGCGCAGGAGTATGCGGAGAtgcaggagcgcctgcagaaGGTGACGAACAGTACTGATTACCCCTTCGAGCCAAACAACCCATACATGTTTCACGACTTGCCGTACGAGGAGGGGATGGAGATGCTCCAGCTTGGCAACCTGGCCGAGGCGGCTCTTGCCTTTGAGGCTGTATGCCATAAGGATAGCAGTAATGAGAAGGCATGGCAGGTCCTCGGCACGACACAGGCGGAAAACGAGAAGGATGGGCTGGCCATCATTGCCCTTAACAATGCCCGGCAGCTGAACCCCCGCAACCTCGAGGTTCACGCCGCGCTGAGCGTGTCGCACACGAACGAGCGCAACACCGATGCTGCCATGGACTCGTTGAAAGCGTGGCTCGTACAGAACCCCGAGTATGAGCAGCTCGCCTCTGTTTCCATCCCGCCTAACCCGGATCTTGACGTGCAGGACACCTTCTTCTTTGCCGACCCGTCCCGTATGCGCGAGGTCCGCACTCTCTATGACGCTGCCATCGAGATGAACCCGAGCGACTCTCAGCTTTTTACAAATCTCGGCGTGCTGCACAACGTGGCTCATGAGTTTGACGAGGCTGCCGAGTGCTTCCGCAAGGCAGTCGCGCTACACCCTGCTGACCCCAAGTTGTGGAACAAGCTCGGGGCCACGCTGGCGAACGGTGGCCACCCTGACCAGGCACTGGAGGCGTACAACCGCGCTCTGGACATCAACCCAGGCTACGTACGAGCCATGTACAACATGGCAGTCGCGTACAGCAACATGTCGCAGTACAACATGGCCGCCCGTCAAATTGTCAAGGCAATCGCGTCACAGCAAGGCGGCACGAATCCCAGTGGAGAGGGTTCCATTCTGGCAACACGAAGCATGTGGGACCTCCTGCGTATGACGCTGAACCTGATGGACCGCGATGACTTGGTTCAGCTGACGTACACCGAGAATTTGGAGCCGTTTGTGAAGGAGTTCGGCCTCGAGGCCCACGTCTAATCACCTGCTACACGAGGCAGTGACAGAGAACGTTTCACAGCAGCAAGGTGGTAGGAGCATCTGGGGAGGTGTGGGGGCGCGGCAAGCTATCCATCGGCCTACCGTTCTCTTGCCTCTCGCTATTCCTTCTCCTGTTCTCTTTTCCGCCGCTTGCCTGTCCACGCTTCTCTTCCCACTCGTTTCAAAGCTtattcctctttttcttctgaGCTCGCTtcccccaccgccaccttgCCCCATTAAAAGTATGTGTATGTCCCtgcttccttccttccttctccccaaGGCAACGGCGATCACTGATCACCGGTGAGCCACTCACTCGACTTCTCCTTTTAGgagcacgtgtgtgtatgttttCTGTTGTCTCTGGCTCCTCTTCTTAGGAATGATCTGCCGTCACCGGTTGTGCAGCCTCGTTGTCCTTCGGCGCTTCCCTTTGATTTCCCTTTGCTTTTCTGCCTTGGTGGAGTGGCAGCATCGCTGGCCGCTCCTCCCATTTTGGTGCGTGTTTTCTCCACCTCCGATCATGCCGTGTCTCCCTCTTTTAACTCCTTTCACTCCAGCACGCTTGACTGTCTGGCgttgtccctctctctgctgcagtgctgtgCACAAGTCTTGTGACTCGCCTTGTCGCCGCGGCTCACTGGGGAGGGCGTATGCATCtatgagagggagagcaccACGAGGAAAGGAGATGGTAGGGCACCTTTGTCTTTTACGTGACTATCACTTCACACTGTGATGGCGGGAGACACCACAGACCCCAGctcctcccctcgctctGCGCGATGAAGCCGAACAGAGCCCCCCTACCCCAGCCAACGCCGAGCTGCCTCTGGCGATGGCAGGGCGAAGCATCCACGACGTAGCGAAGCCAGGGCGGCGCTGGGTCGGGGCGACCTGCAACAGTGCACGCGCCTGCGCCATCCATGCGATGGGCGTGGTGCCGGCGTGACTCGGGCGTGTCTCACCCGGCCCGCACCGCCTGgcggtgtgtggggaggagggtggggcTGAGGCCGTGCCCCGGTGACTGAgccggcgcgttgctgcactgtgtgtgtctagcgctgctttgcaccgcGTGGTGGGTCACTGACAGGCGGTGGGGGGTGGAGTGGAGTTTGTGCTCACACTGTGTGGGAGAGGATATGGACGTGCTGAATAGCAGCAAAGGGACGTTCCGCACACAAATGGAAAATAAAACGCAGCACACTCACGAAGTTAACACTGACGgccgagagggaggaagggccTATGTAACTGTGAATACAAAGTTCGGCGAATCAGGTATCTCGCTGGGACGGAGCTTTTCATCATACCCCTTGACACCATCGTTGAAACACACCCAGACACGGACGGACAACGACAAGTAAGGAAGCAAAAGGGATCCACACAAATATGTCAGGCAAATGAAGTGGTAGTTATGGCGATGCTCGCTTGGAGGTGAGTGAGGTTTTCACTTTCCGTGACCAGATACCCGCGAGGACATTTTCTGCTGTACCGGCATGACGGTGTGGAGGGGACGGGTGAGTTGTGGCTGCATTGAATCATCGACAAGCAGTTCTCTTCTTGCTGAGAGCTTTCGTGTATGTCGCAGTCTGTGTGCTTCTTGGGGTTGTTTAGCGAAGGCGGGATTGGAGTAGTACCTGATGGGCGTCGCTGGCGGTTATGGGCGTGGTGTAGGCAGAGAACTGCACTTCTCCGTGCATGCAACTTTTCATAAGTACACGCGTATTATTCACCAAGCAACAAAACGCCCAATGGGCACGGAACGCAtatctgtgcgtgtggcttTTGTTTTTGGATTCCAGTGAGCCAAGAGGGAGGCCGCCACAGTGGCAATGTCGGTGAAGGCaatgcttgtgtgtgtgtgtgtgtttcttcaAGGTGCTTGTACGCGTGTAGGTGGGCATGACGGTGAGATATGGATgtagagggagagcaaaATAGCAGAATAGAGAGGTAGCTCACGGGTACAATAGAGAGCAAAGAGTAGAATATACGTGCGTGTTTACGTGCATCGCATCCTTGCTCTCTGATGTTACCTTGGGCGTCTCGAATTCCCTACCAagctttcttctccccctcttctcacTGTCTCACTCGCTGACTCTAGGGATGGGTTTCAGTCGCGTGGGAGCTGCAAGTAGCGTGCTTGCTACTCACGTTGTCCCCACTGCGTGATTGCATGAATGATGGCGAAGCACACACCACCCCACTGCTTGCGGAACAAGCTAAAGGGTAAAGTACCTCTCCTTCATGATTGCTTTCCCCACTCTCTCGACTTCTCTCCATCTCACCGCAACGTTGATGCAGCCCTTGtccctttcttcttctgctctgTTTCTGATCCTCCACTTTTCGTTCACCCCTACTTGTTTCGCTTTCGCCTTGCCCTTTCCTGCTTCCTTATCACTGCTGTCCGCACGGTGGTGCCGTCACATAACTCTGGTATCGCCATCTGCATCGCCTGCTCTCTCCATCATCGTTCTTCCGCCAACGG
This genomic window contains:
- a CDS encoding putative peroxisome targeting signal 1 receptor: MDCNTGMQLGQQLAKDTMMSHGGVPMSGIMSEQDALMPNVQVAGANPMMEAQWAQNFQQQQQAMQAMRQQHEMEQAFQNSQQQQVAVVQGGQMLGMARPSLPQLMTQQQQQASMMNAAMMSQGMMAANMGFGMMMPRTQYQPLSNLSALQPKQQQQQQQQQTLVNLAPAAQDSAWADQLSQQQWNTDYSQVQVFGTAGTESKTAEERIKDSEFYKFMDQIKNKEVLIDEEKGELVPGPGPEVVVPEDTEYLRDWAAMEGMNMPESVFQPLPSSSAMTPPANREPDSYVEEMDMAENDVEDWAQEYAEMQERLQKVTNSTDYPFEPNNPYMFHDLPYEEGMEMLQLGNLAEAALAFEAVCHKDSSNEKAWQVLGTTQAENEKDGLAIIALNNARQLNPRNLEVHAALSVSHTNERNTDAAMDSLKAWLVQNPEYEQLASVSIPPNPDLDVQDTFFFADPSRMREVRTLYDAAIEMNPSDSQLFTNLGVLHNVAHEFDEAAECFRKAVALHPADPKLWNKLGATLANGGHPDQALEAYNRALDINPGYVRAMYNMAVAYSNMSQYNMAARQIVKAIASQQGGTNPSGEGSILATRSMWDLLRMTLNLMDRDDLVQLTYTENLEPFVKEFGLEAHV